A genome region from Pseudomonas sp. N3-W includes the following:
- a CDS encoding NTP transferase domain-containing protein, with translation MSEAVGVIVLAAGQGSRFRHVAGADKDKLLADCTGRDGAVRSVTEQVLGNLPATLERRVLVTTEDRPQVIRMAQAYGCEIVLIESTGMGDSIAAGVAACPQLDGWLVVLGDMPFILPSTIERVVAGIVEDGVSVPVLEGEYGHPVGFGRSLGPGLMALSGDRGARPLFTQARVVEVAVDDPGVLWDVDVPQALVFKQT, from the coding sequence ATGAGCGAGGCGGTGGGTGTCATCGTGTTGGCGGCGGGACAGGGCAGTCGCTTTCGACACGTCGCCGGTGCCGACAAAGACAAGCTGCTGGCGGATTGCACGGGTCGTGATGGTGCTGTGCGCTCGGTGACTGAGCAGGTACTGGGGAATTTGCCGGCGACGCTTGAGCGACGGGTGCTGGTCACCACCGAGGATCGCCCGCAGGTGATTCGCATGGCCCAGGCTTATGGGTGCGAAATTGTGCTGATCGAATCCACGGGCATGGGCGACAGCATTGCCGCTGGGGTCGCGGCGTGTCCGCAGCTTGATGGCTGGTTGGTGGTGCTGGGTGATATGCCGTTTATTCTGCCGTCGACGATTGAGCGGGTGGTGGCGGGAATTGTGGAAGATGGCGTCAGCGTACCGGTGCTGGAAGGCGAGTATGGGCACCCGGTGGGGTTTGGCCGAAGTCTGGGGCCGGGGTTGATGGCGCTGTCCGGTGATCGTGGGGCCAGGCCGTTATTTACGCAGGCGCGGGTGGTCGAGGTGGCAGTGGATGATCCTGGGGTGTTGTGGGATGTGGATGTGCCGCAGGCGTTGGTCTTCAAGCAAACGTGA
- a CDS encoding XdhC family protein, producing MDSVDLNVLRAVLQWRRAGQRVMLYSVVQTWGTAPRAPGAMLALREDGAVIGSVSGGCVEDDVIARLHDGRITPDGPPVQMITYGVTREEAARFGLPCGGTLRLTEERIGDPAWVAELLARCEAHEIVARSLDIATGEVVLQPAHKSDVLSFDGSTLRAIYGPRWRLLLIGAGQLSRYVAEMARLLDFEVLICDPRSEFVHGWEEQHGRFVPGMPDEAVLNIQTDERTAIVALTHDPRLDDMALLTALDSSAFYVGALGSRVNSQKRRENLALLGLSPQSIERLHGPIGLHIGSHTPAEIALSLMSEIVAIKNGVELKQKKPVQEGV from the coding sequence ATGGACAGCGTTGACCTGAACGTTCTGCGCGCTGTGCTGCAATGGCGGCGTGCCGGACAGCGGGTGATGCTCTACAGCGTGGTCCAGACCTGGGGCACTGCGCCTCGGGCACCGGGTGCCATGTTGGCGCTGCGTGAGGATGGCGCGGTGATCGGCTCGGTGTCTGGTGGCTGCGTTGAAGACGACGTCATTGCGCGGTTGCACGATGGGCGCATTACGCCGGACGGTCCGCCCGTGCAAATGATCACCTATGGCGTGACCCGTGAGGAAGCCGCGCGATTCGGCTTGCCTTGCGGTGGCACCTTGCGCCTGACCGAAGAGCGGATCGGCGATCCAGCGTGGGTGGCCGAGTTGCTGGCCCGGTGCGAGGCCCATGAAATTGTCGCCCGTTCGCTGGACATCGCTACTGGTGAGGTGGTGTTGCAGCCGGCGCACAAGAGCGATGTGTTGAGCTTTGATGGCAGCACCCTGCGCGCCATTTACGGACCGCGTTGGCGACTGTTACTGATTGGCGCGGGGCAATTGTCGCGGTATGTGGCAGAAATGGCCCGGCTGCTGGATTTCGAAGTGTTGATCTGTGATCCGCGCAGCGAGTTTGTGCATGGCTGGGAAGAGCAGCATGGCCGCTTTGTCCCGGGCATGCCCGATGAAGCGGTACTGAACATCCAGACCGATGAGCGCACCGCCATCGTTGCCCTGACCCACGACCCGCGTCTGGACGACATGGCCCTGCTCACGGCACTGGACTCCAGCGCGTTCTACGTCGGCGCCCTGGGCTCTCGGGTCAACAGTCAGAAGCGGCGGGAGAATCTGGCGCTTCTGGGTCTGTCTCCACAGTCCATCGAGCGCTTGCACGGGCCGATTGGTTTGCATATCGGCAGCCACACACCCGCAGAAATCGCCTTGTCGTTGATGTCAGAGATTGTGGCAATCAAGAACGGCGTCGAATTGAAGCAGAAGAAACCGGTGCAGGAGGGCGTATGA